GCATCAGCCAAGTAAGCTGCTTTTCAGCTGCGGCCTGATTATTCAATAGACACTATGTTCCCAGTTTACAGCTGGGAATGCTGGAGCAATGGGGGCAAAGTTTcatgctcaaggaaacaacagtaacTGTCCCCCACCTGCATTAGTTGAATAAAATAGGTGTACTTgcagtttacagaaagaatcccAGTGAGTTTTGCTCTACACCCTTGCATTCAAAGTGCTGTACACAACAAACGATGGCAGTTATAAGTATCATTTAAATGTGACTTCACTCTTAGATGATGAGCACTTTGCTTGGCACAAAAAAACTTTGATACATGCAGCGGTTAGTGATAAGAGTGCAtgaactcaaatggaatgcagatggacagacagacagacagacagctgaattctctatctTCCCTATATAAATAGATAATGCTGTACAATTCACAGTATTTATCATAATTTACGTTCTTTTACAGTTTCAATTCTAACTGTACACAACAATTAAACTCCACAACAATGCTTATCAGTGCTCATTCTTTGTGAACATACGTAGCATTAGAATACCATTTaacattgtacactgtatggCTTTAATAAAGTTGCTGCTTTTTGCATTGGAGAGTACTTAGATCTACAATTAAGCTTTCATCTTTTGTATGACTTGTTTCTTGGTCTTGTATTATTGCTTTGTGACATTTTGCTTAATccttaatttgtacacatgtatGCAATAGCACCATTGCACAAGAAAACCTTTGGTGCATGCTATACTGTCTTTTAGATGAATTGGAAAAATGTAATATCTGTACATAACATGCTACTGAAATGCAATTAAAAGACAGTCACATTAATATCATTCATGCAGTTAGACATATGCATGAAATATCACAACATATAAAACCCACAAGTGGGGGCCACTTCTCAGTTAAAGCCAACAAATTTATGCACCTCTATACATAGCATGCAATTAACAATGTCTACAGTTACTTAAAATGCTAAGTTTGCTGTTAAGATCTCATTACAACATCAGTTGTATAGCCAGATCAATAATACACTATAtagacattctaatagagcagtcactctgatACAGCAGTCtatctgcctgcctgatgcctttagacaataTAGCTAAGGTTGTTCCACAACACTTCAACCTGACagctgccttttggcataccagaGTACATCATGCAATGTATGCATTATGGACTTATACATTTTGTAATGAAAATTGCCATATTTCTGTAGtaactagattgattgcagggGTGCTTCTTGAAAtgttcttcacttgtaatgctgtatataacaggctgaacatagctgaaaagaAAGTGTAATGGTCATTTGCAACTATTAGCTTGGCAGGCAGTAAAGAATTATACCCCTTGAATTAAATCATTTGGCAGGTACTCAAGCCATTAATGCATAGCTTTTGTAACAGTAAAGACTTTACAACCTTCTGCAATGGCCTATAAATGGTaaattcaacagtgaaacattacTGAGAGGTACCAGATCGTTTACTTGCTGCCATGTGTATGGCATCAACCCTAACAGACTGCTAGCTATGAGCTGCTCAGAGTGGCTTCCTCTTTTCAGTGGTGCGGATCTGAATTTGTTTGTCCCCTTGTCAGTTCCTGGATccgctgtcacagtgatatatgtttccccgggtaacgtgtttcccgcacacatatccctagggatccgtgtttccccgcacacatatcactagggatccgtgcttcccaccaaaagctgtcagtgatatgtgtttcccgtagcgatttttaaatatttcaccgcacacacatatccctagggattcgtgtttccccgcacatatatcaccagggatccgtgtttcccactaagatatagccatcgtgcagtaactccaaggtcctatggctagttgcaaacagtacgcaatccaaccattcagtagatatattgctatatctagctaatagacacccatgcatattgcatgtatatagctatagttagctaactagctatatagctactatataagctaatacaataaactttgttgctcttctctggacctgctcaataagtgtgatgtccttgacaggggcggatctaggatttataaaaggggggaggggggggctaactcaaggtactaatctcttgggtagagagcatgctggaactaggtggtctgggggcatgcccccccaaaaaaatttttgaaaaatagatgctaaaatactgcaatttggagacatccccacataaaattcataatattttctgcctgtagattatatatacagtactgcctttagattataggtatggctctctgaagcattttgctaatggaaaagtttgggtaggtacagacaaccaagtacatgatgcacccctctcacaattgcacaacactgaataggtgcatgttagaataataatgttgaaagtggaaaattttgaaatttgaacaatacaagattgaatctgagagcattttcaatggaaattgtgtacctgaattaagtattgccatacatattaactacacaagtggatgaatgaagccctttaaacagaccaatgcacttcattgtagctatgtataggtgcaggcagatttggaaaaatttcataacagaaccaactacatgtttccaatgaatgttctattagagtaattagctgactgctctattagagtatctcgatcttgtacacctccaatactgatccgggtccttgttgcataaactttagcataaatccactgataataccttggaaagatgtttataagatggttttatgagtatttgtattattagtgatcatataatttaGCTaatatgctaagacaaaatttcattataattctcagcatcATATAagttgatcaagtaaagcctaaatatgaaggctgaagccccccctgcATCCAcccctgcttgatatggttaggtttccaaatcactgaacaggacataacttgcgatctcactaaggaaatatacaaagttctcttggctgtcactgtttgatgcttgctaaagctgagatggagcagtcctagcattctgtaggtcttagggattatgttttgtagtgttgatcccaagataggtctgatgatattataatactgagatttttatgtgaactatttgttaaaacctgtgtgtcactgagctattttgtaattagtgactcggatgacttttgcattaatataggtggacactcttttttggattaaagaacatattatatctcgtactccacaaagttgctgagtctaaatcattttgaaacagtgaaatatctccaggactacaaacagtattataaatcttggtgtcgtcaatgaatagtaaagttttactgatggtaacacaagatggaaaatcattcatgtaaataatgaagagtaggggtcccaaaatacttccttggggaaccccagatagaaccggcaagggggtaaataatgactgactgcatgccaaagctgtatagctacattggttagttatacatagctgcaatcacatgatttactctatatagctagagatagtattttattgtatacatgtacttgtagctactgttttattaaactgatgctatagctacatagccaaatcacagcacagtttagcagttatagttagcactaaaattttgtttttgtacattagcgatttacccaatgggttttgctaatcaataataataaaataataataataataataataatagttgaatgccatggcttgatttcctccaacaacatgtataattatagtattagttgtataTAGAGgtatatggctagctatgattattaaaagtgcatgcgcgcctatgctaACACTATACGTACGTTGcatgcacatgactttataaaggggaaacatattacccggggaaacacatatcactgtgacttgtaggtcgctagcgagttagtgatatgtgtgcggggaaacacggatccctagggatatgtgtgcgggaaacacgttacccggggaaacatatatcactgtgacaccgccCCTGGATAGCTACTAGCGTAACCGACGGGAAGCCGGATATAGTTGTAGCTTAAACATGAGCGGCCACGAGTGATTTGCCACAGGCACGAGTCCCGCAAAAAATGCCTTCTAATGTTTACATCCCCAGAATGCTGAAGCAGAAAcatctacaaggtagctagctGTTGTCACGTGAAATCGCTGGAAGGGTCTCACCTTTTCGACCCTCACCCGGCACATATTTCAACCACTACTATAGCTATacaaaaagtgtatgcacagTGATTATACAAATCGTGTACACGCACCTTGTTTGAGAAGAAAGAGAACAAAGATTGTGAAAGCACTGCAAACGCCCATCCTTCCAAGGGAGAGATCACGCGACGACGTTTCATGATACTACCGCACACAGGTATATAGGATTTATGATGCAATCGAGAAATGAAAACGAAAGTTGTTTACAGGAAACCACAAACTccacaaaatatttaataaaggATACGAATGAATAGAATTATCATAACTAGCTCCTGCATGCATGGGCAGCATGGCTAACATCATCTTTTTGTTATTTTGATGGTATGAAAGTGGTGACCTTTAGCTATTCGAATGTCACCATGGTTTAATATTTCTGCTATACattaccaaaacagccaaaggTGCTTTAAACTTTGAATAGTTATAGCTACTGTGTATCCACTGTTGAAAACTCACTGATCAGTTGGACTAAAGCTAGATGGCACTATATAGAGATATATATCAGCAAGGGTTCTTTGGCTGCTAAAATTGCTAAACTACTAACCAAATTGTAGTTTGCAAACCCCAAACATAATCCAAACAATTTTGTACCAATCTCTATGGTTCCTGAGTTGCAAAGATTCTGGAGAAGTTTGTGACTCAGCAATTAAGTTGAAATCCATCAACTTAGTTGTTATCAGTGTGCATGCTTATTTACTGAACATATTGCCAGACTCATGGTCTATTTTACTTGGGGGCTGGTATACATGGCCAGTTCACTGGGTCTGTCACTGTTTTTAATTTGGTATACATGAATGATATGTCTTCTCAGGGTCAACATGATGATGATACCATATAAGACAGCATGACTATTTTAAAGGCTTCCAGGTACCACCTCACACTCAGATGAAGTGGTTTTAGTTTGTGGAATTGATGCTTTTAGTTTGGTTTATTTTGTATGATGGCCATTGTGGacaacttactttgccttgggatttgtgctaaaggttatgcaagaatggaatactgcatgaatcagtgctggaAGGGCACAAGATCGGTAGTAATAGAGCAATcgcctaactactctaatagaacattcaacagAATTATAGAAGTTGGTCCTGTTAATTCAACATGTCCTCATTACACATTATCTATATGCAATCAAGAgcatgagtctatctgaaatgccttcacCATTTACTGATGTACCTAtttgtacagtatcttaatgatagtcagagtatcctattcaagtacacatgtcCTGCAAAGTAGGAAATTAGGAACCACACTGACTTTGATTCAGACTACGGATAGTTTGTGGCTGGTGTCTCTTTACCTCACAATTATATGTAGTCTTGTTTCCAGGTAGCACAGTAAGTCCCAAGTTGCTGCATGACAGATTCATCATTCATCAGGTTTGCTGATAGAAATGATTTTCCACCATCAGTGATACATTGCTGCATACACTACTGATTTAATGTTTATCTCCAGTATGTCATCTATGGCTCAGTATTTTGTGTATGCACATAGTGTGTACACATCAATGTGACATTaccacaccactgatgtactGACACTTAGCTACCAGTGGCCCCATATTGCCTTGATTTGGGATAACGTTCTGTTTGTGCTGGCCTTCACAAACACCATATTATGCACACTTCTTGACTGAATCATCTTCAGAAACATCTCACACCTACAACatatatataccactatagCTCTGTGTAACTGAGCTGCTTTTTAtttgttttagtattgtgattttctgatACCAGTTAAACACCCTTGCATGTGTATCATTTCCATGGCATACACACTGCTTTGAATACTGGCAgtggcactgtttatacatgCCCTATGGGTAGGTtgtcatgttggtgtatgtaattggttgtatgtgacccgaTTATAGGTATAAGTATAATACAAATACGTACTATACTCAACTGTACAATTTAcgatgcagcaatacattagaGTACAGCTACCTATATTCACTATCTTCCATGTTACGTTCAGACGTAACATATGAAGGGTTGTCACTCATGTCCATTTTACTCATAGTACCATAGGCAGGATTAGGTATGATCGTGTCTTTTCCTATTCCATCAGTGGCAACATGTACTACACGCCTGCTATCATTCACATCTTCATAAATTGCTTCATCACAatcattgttttgttttgtgGTAACAGAATACCTCACTTGATCCACACTTTTCTTAGTGTTGTTAAAATCATATCTATCAACAGATCATAGAGCAGTATATACATCATTGTGCAAGTACTCGATCCTTACCTAGCTTTCTTCCTCTGCATCATACAGAATACATTGACCAATGCAGATATCACAAACCCAATGACAAACACAGCTAGTAGAGTGGCCACAGCAGTGACAGGACTGTTATCGCACTCACCATATTGAGGGAATCGATGTATTGTAACTGAAACACAAACAAACATTCACAGTACAGTAAGCTCTATGTGAACCTCACCATTGGTATGGAACTCAATAGCCATGCTGTTGGCATACTACATAAAGATTACATATAACAGAGATACACAAATACTACAACACAGTAGTTACCAGTTCATCAGCAGTGTGTGCTCTCACCACTACAACATGTGTAGTGTTAGCTGTTAGTGGAACACTAATGTAATCTACTCCTCCGTAACTTGACCTACTCCCATCCCCCAATTCATAAGAGTATGGATAACTGATAATATTACTGACTGCCACTATACCACTAATGTACCCGTACGATTGTCCATTATCACTGGCTACATCTGCAACTTCTTCATTGTACTGGGAGCTCACATTATACAGTAATAAACCCATGTAGTCTCTTTGAACAATTATAGTATAGTACCTGTGTGGCCAGTACAATGTACAACTGGCCTGTAGCTCACTGTACCTTACTGTATGTCTCCATTAATGTTTGATGTCTCATATATTATCAAACTAGCAGTGGTGTCTGTGGTGTCAGTCACTTGTGGGGTGGGTGGATCCGGAGGAACTACATATTATAGACAGTCAACAAAATAATGATGGTAAACAGATATAAAGGTGATTACCATCAGGCAAGGTAGTTATTGATAACTCTGCTATGTCACCAGGTCCCACACTGGTATAGGCTACCACACTAAACTGATGTTGTGTGCCTGGGAATAGTTCAGTGAAGTCAATTGAGTAAGTGATATCATTGGTAGCAGTCACATCCATTATGTCATAGTCATCAAACAGTTCCATTGCTCCAGTAGACTGGTTCAGGTACGTCTTGCTAACATTATAAAATACCTATGTAGGGAAACAGAGGACAGTAATTAACAGTTTGATGGTCTGTGCAAAACACAAATGTCTTCTAATTCTTAGCTGTCATAAGCCCCCATAGTCTGGAAGGTTTGGTGGGATCAGACAAGTCACCCACTTTTAGTGGTCCACAATTCTGCACATATAGAgtagtcaactactctaatataacaatcactCTATCCAATGCACTACAtatgtgacataattttaaGAAGTGTTGAAATATCACAAAAGAGTATAACTGTACCACATCAAACCCACAAAGTTCACCAGAGAAAGCCCAATAAAAATTTTGAAGGTATGGGCCTTGATTGCTTAGTTCTAGTTCCATTCTACTTACTGTATATTCAATGATGAATCCATTGGGAGGATCAGGTCTTTGCCATGTGACACCAATATCAAATTTGGTGACATTCAAACTGCTCAGGGCACGAGGAGCACTTGGAACTACACAAGAACACACACAGAGTGGGGCATGCATTACAATAACCTATCACATCAACACAGACTATAGCTAGCATTACCTCCTTCAGCAGTAGTACCAACTGTTGCTGTTGATCGATCACCAATCAATTCCACTCCATTAAATATCGCCACAGCTGATACTTGAATCATGTATGTTACTGATCCATTGAGGTTAGTTAGTGTACCAGGAGACTCATTAAAGTTTGCTGTAAATTCTCCATCTTCTACAAGTTGTCTCTTCCTTGTACCCTCCATAATGGGACCATAGGTATTATTAACTGGCAAATAGAAAACAATGTAATAACTGATGACTCCATTGGGTACATAGGGCTCCATCCAGCTAACAGCTAACATTGAAGATGACAATCTTGACTGTACTGTGACGTTAGAAACAGGATCAGGAGCTGTGGAATTtttacagtattaaaatttgtaaAACTGCTTTACTGAACAGCTTACCTTGTGGAAGTGTGGTCACATTTACAGAATCACTAAACGGTCCTCCTCCCAAATAAGTATATGCTCTTATGTTAAGAGTGTAGAAGGTGTTGGGAGATAAACTTTCAATAGCCACTATCAATGTGTCACTGCTACTAACATTTTGTCCACTATATGATGTGTCATTAGCTTCCCTATATTGTAGTTCATATTGTGTTATCACACCATTGGGAGTACTGGGTACTGTCCATGATATCACCAAATATCTAGCACCGATATCATCAACTGTCAGCAACTGAGGAGCTGAACTGGGAACTGTAAGTAATTACATATATAAGTATACACCATGATTTGtgcaataaaaaaataatatgtaTTCACAAGGTATAGTCAAACACTCTCACCATCTTGTCCTGATAATCCAAGCACAGGATCACTGAATGGTCCAGTTCCATTAATATTACTAGCAGCTACTTCTATTGAGTAGTTAACATAAGCCACTAATCCTGATATCAGTGATGACAAGTTGTCACCATTCACTACACTCGTCACTTCTACTTCACCACTACCCACTCTACTGTATCTGATCATATATCCAGTGAGGTCACCATTAACATGTTCTACTAGTGGTCTACTGTATCTCACTAATAACATTGCTGGATCAACACCAGTTAGGTTGATGTCTTGTGGGGGACCATCAGGAACTACATGTATATAGAACACATCATATTGTGCGGCATGCAATAGTACATTTAAATTATTCTAACATACTAGGTATTAGTTTTGTGACTGCTTACAGTGGCAGATGAGCACCTGCTAGGCTTCAAAATGGATGAGGCCAAACATTGAACATGTTGTATGGAAAGGCAAAGCTGTAGTAAGGCACacacagtgttgggaaagttactttttaaaagtaactagttacatattacatattacttgcaactgaactatttagttacagttacacattacccataaaataaagtaactataataatattacatattatattactttgtgtccacagccttaagctgtcatgtgtgaaactaccaccttatcacgtgacatgattgcattgttggacaatgtgcaaatcttggttataagtaaggagctggtgaataagcttcattcagtaggctacattacttcgttgtggcttggcattactcagtggattattaatgagattagtaacttcattactcgtagtaataatattacataatattagattcgttacagtaactatattacttaggtaacgcgttacatttgtaagtaaagtaacttgagttatattacttgttTCTACAGCacatttcgttatattacttagatacCACAAAAGCAATATCATtacataacacgttacataagtaacatgttactcccaacactgggcACACAtgattgaaataaaatgtgatTTCTCTATTAGGACCTTCACACAGCATCACGATATCATGTAGTACTAAAATTCTCTTAATTCAAGCTCAGTATCTTGGTTAACAAAGCAGCGGccaatggtagctacaccaaGATCGCTGTACTTATCTTTATGCACAATTGCTTACCATCTGACCAAGTCATCACTCTTACTTGAACACTTAAAGGACCAGCCACTCCACCAAAATCAGCTTGTACTCTGATGTCATAACTCACAAACTCTTCCAGATCATTAATGGTGTGTACAGTTGTTGAAGATGTTGCAGTACCATCACTGGCAAACTCCTCCACTGCATCATAAGATAAAACGTAACCACTTATCAAGTCGGCATTAGCTGGGGGTGGATCCCATCTCACCACAACAATACGAGCTGATGTCACCTCAACAACAACATTTATAGGAGCACCATCTGTAGGTGATTCATATCCAATAATCACATATTAAATTTCTTACATGTTTGTTGGGAGATTTCAGAAGAATAGTTTCCATCCCCAACTCTGGTAGATGCCCTCACTCTCAACTGATACTCAGTGTCAACATCTAATCCACTTACAGTGTACATTAGTGTAGTAGCAGATAATGTTACACTAGTGTATGATGAGTCAACAGATCTCCTGTACTCCATCATGTATTGTGTGATGATACCATTGGCTGGATCAGGTGACATCCATGATAAACTAACTGCACTATCATTAACACCATCTACTGTCAATGATCTTGGTACACTTGGTACTATAAtggtatatatattatatatatatatatatgtgtgtgtgtgtgtgtgtgtgtgtgttatacaATTAGGCAGTTATCACACAGTAcactatactgtatagtagagaccatgAAAGTTTGGGTTGAGTCCTACCAAAAAATTTCCCAAAAACTAGCTTTTTTGTTTATATGACTGagttttctgctgactgaccgaccaactgactgactgaatgaccgactgactgactgactgactgactgactgactgactgaccaacagACCaaccaactgactgactgatgtcttcagatcaGCATTACTCAATAACAGCTacagctatgggcttgattttgtcaCTAGTAAAcacaacaggtgccttttggcattccGCTGtatgtgtcctcctttgtgtcccatttccttTCACTGATGTACATTTTCCATTAGTGATTTGATTGATTGCACAGGCACTTTTATTCTTCTTTTGAAATGCTGTGCAACATGCCAAAaacacttttcagtaattgatgcaTGTAGAACAACattttttaatgcagtatgtgtgggtttaaTTATATTGCAAAAAAGCAAATAAACTAGAACAAGGAATATTAGGTATCGTAGAAACAAAAAGTATCAATATAAAGCAGAGGAGgatgcctacacctgcagatatatactattggacatttaatccatatACTACTTTAGCATGTATTGATGACTGAAGCAGATtggtatatctacaggtgtaggcaacctcccttgctcCACTACTTTGTATTTCTACGTTCCCTAAAATTCTTAAATTTTGTTTACTTCTATATACTATTTTGCAAAATAACAAATACTTTCATGCCTATATTAGTACAACCAAATACACTGAATGTAATAATGATTCATAATCAAATCCTTACCATCTTGTCCTGATAATCCAAACACAGGATCACTGAATGGTCCAGTTCCATTAATATTATTAGCAGCTACTTCTATTGAGTAGTTAACATAAGCCACTAATCCTGATATCAGTGATGACAAGTTGTCACCATTCACTACACTCATCACTTCTACTTCACCACTACCCACTCTACTGTATCTGATCATATATCCAGTGAGGTCACCATTAACATGTTCTACTAGTGGTCTACTGTATCTCACTGATAACATTGCTGGATCAACACCAGTTAGGTTGATGTCTTGTGGGGGACCATCAGGAACTGAAAACAACAAGCATGTAACAGTTAAGCCTACAGCTTAAACTATAAGGTTGTCATGTTGGTTGTCGTACAAGAAAATTCACATAAAAATCAACCAATGAACAATGAAAGGCAAGCAGACACTGGTATCTTATTAGCAATTGTGATATCATCTCACAAATGAAAGAAACTGTAACCAACTTGAGATTGACTGTATGCAGAAGAAAATTGCCTTATTATAATTAACCAAGACAGTTGTAATTTTTCAATACAGAGAAATCGATATACTTACATATAACGTACACTTTATAATTCTGACAACTCATGACTTACCAGATGATAAGGTCATTATTGATACTACTTGACTAGGGGCTCCCAATGTTTCACCAAACATAGCTTGTATTGTTATACGATAAGTGGAAAACTCTTCTGGTAGGTCTATTGTAGCACTTCTCATTGTCACTGTCACATTTCCATCATTCACAAAAGTCTCCACACCATCATAATACACAATATAACTAGTGACCATGTCAGCATCAACTGGTGGTGGATCCCATGTTACCATTACTCTACTAGGTGACTGTTGTATCATCACCATCACATTTGTAGGTGTTGTACCCTCTGAAATAGTATAAGAAGTAGTTAGTAAAGACTGATAAGTGATGGTGTATTGTAAAGGTATATAGTTACCGtataacaacaaaattaatattggcgaaactaatatttggcgatttgctataaaattgcagttggcgaaaCTTTAATTTGGCAAAATGCTCTTACTGAAAAATTGGAGGTGCACGTGA
The Dysidea avara chromosome 7, odDysAvar1.4, whole genome shotgun sequence genome window above contains:
- the LOC136260465 gene encoding protein sidekick-1-like isoform X1, with product MSSCRGFVVFVLLLIKQDTDAQYTAYIERNPSLSTYPLFSSLTLTCVVSPSPSGSVSYSWITDECFQTSDYNGGNPACFPHGQASRRVTGTNLRAEDAIDSLRCRARFTVNFFQTITVTSSSITITISGTALIGGSNALNSANVIPNNGYVIEPGSPGVIARCVTGEPPGTAGINSFLGGWFRDGSQLPVDQSCSSGAPVETRGSSVSEGYIGSNDLYRCGSSFTTSEEGVYECMTVAGGSVNTQTLTLNVYASSRTSPTIDTPSPSHINTDAGVSVSLTCRSRGSVPDSFTWGQDGSTYGSGTTTAETYTSSSAVYRSTYTISSAQSYHTGTWTCTVSNLLGSDSASITLQVGPTLPSNVGATTLGSRSIRVTWTPSTFGAIRYRILSYLLSFDYVGYLEVSGGSQSSVDFTDLEENTGYRFSVRAIGNSDVYTTAVGDAMATTLTAAPSSPPQSVTVMAVDPSSLRVTWQQPPEIDHNGPLTGYQIRYGQVGRSTSTVSTSSTSYTLTGLTTYVQYTVQVAAVNSDGTGPFSSSLTSLSGQDIPTVPRSLTVDGVNDSTVSLSWMSPNPSNGIITQYMMEYRRSVDSSYTSVTLSATTLMYTVSGLDVDTEYQFRVRASTSVGDGPFTDLVTQETEGTTPTNVMVMIQQSPSRVMVTWDPPPVDADMVTSYIVYYDGVETFVNDGNVTVTMRSATIDLPEEFSTYRITIQAMFGETLGAPSQVVSIMTLSSVPDGPPQDINLTGVDPAMLSVRYSRPLVEHVNGDLTGYMIRYSRVGSGEVEVMSVVNGDNLSSLISGLVAYVNYSIEVAANNINGTGPFSDPVFGLSGQDVPSVPRSLTVDGVNDSAVSLSWMSPDPANGIITQYMMEYRRSVDSSYTSVTLSATTLMYTVSGLDVDTEYQLRVRASTRVGDGNYSSEISQQTYGAPINVVVEVTSARIVVVRWDPPPANADLISGYVLSYDAVEEFASDGTATSSTTVHTINDLEEFVSYDIRVQADFGGVAGPLSVQVRVMTWSDVPDGPPQDINLTGVDPAMLLVRYSRPLVEHVNGDLTGYMIRYSRVGSGEVEVTSVVNGDNLSSLISGLVAYVNYSIEVAASNINGTGPFSDPVLGLSGQDVPSSAPQLLTVDDIGARYLVISWTVPSTPNGVITQYELQYREANDTSYSGQNVSSSDTLIVAIESLSPNTFYTLNIRAYTYLGGGPFSDSVNVTTLPQAPDPVSNVTVQSRLSSSMLAVSWMEPYVPNGVISYYIVFYLPVNNTYGPIMEGTRKRQLVEDGEFTANFNESPGTLTNLNGSVTYMIQVSAVAIFNGVELIGDRSTATVGTTAEGVPSAPRALSSLNVTKFDIGVTWQRPDPPNGFIIEYTVFYNVSKTYLNQSTGAMELFDDYDIMDVTATNDITYSIDFTELFPGTQHQFSVVAYTSVGPGDIAELSITTLPDVPPDPPTPQVTDTTDTTASLIIYETSNINGDIQYYTIIVQRDYMGLLLYNVSSQYNEEVADVASDNGQSYGYISGIVAVSNIISYPYSYELGDGSRSSYGGVDYISVPLTANTTHVVVVRAHTADELYANSMAIEFHTNVTIHRFPQYGECDNSPVTAVATLLAVFVIGFVISALVNVFCMMQRKKARYDFNNTKKSVDQVRYSVTTKQNNDCDEAIYEDVNDSRRVVHVATDGIGKDTIIPNPAYGTMSKMDMSDNPSYVTSERNMEDSEYR
- the LOC136260465 gene encoding receptor-type tyrosine-protein phosphatase F-like isoform X2, yielding MSSCRGFVVFVLLLIKQDTDAQYTAYIERNPSLSTYPLFSSLTLTCVVSPSPSGSVSYSWITDECFQTSDYNGGNPACFPHGQASRRVTGTNLRAEDAIDSLRCRARFTVNFFQTITVTSSSITITISGTALIGGSNALNSANVIPNNGYVIEPGSPGVIARCVTGEPPGTAGINSFLGGWFRDGSQLPVDQSCSSGAPVETRGSSVSEGYIGSNDLYRCGSSFTTSEEGVYECMTVAGGSVNTQTLTLNVYASSRTSPTIDTPSPSHINTDAGVSVSLTCRSRGSVPDSFTWGQDGSTYGSGTTTAETYTSSSAVYRSTYTISSAQSYHTGTWTCTVSNLLGSDSASITLQVGPTLPSNVGATTLGSRSIRVTWTPSTFGAIRYRILSYLLSFDYVGYLEVSGGSQSSVDFTDLEENTGYRFSVRAIGNSDVYTTAVGDAMATTLTAAPSSPPQSVTVMAVDPSSLRVTWQQPPEIDHNGPLTGYQIRYGQVGRSTSTVSTSSTSYTLTGLTTYVQYTVQVAAVNSDGTGPFSSSLTSLSGQDIPTVPRSLTVDGVNDSTVSLSWMSPNPSNGIITQYMMEYRRSVDSSYTSVTLSATTLMYTVSGLDVDTEYQFRVRASTSVGDGPFTDLVTQETEGTTPTNVMVMIQQSPSRVMVTWDPPPVDADMVTSYIVYYDGVETFVNDGNVTVTMRSATIDLPEEFSTYRITIQAMFGETLGAPSQVVSIMTLSSVPDGPPQDINLTGVDPAMLSVRYSRPLVEHVNGDLTGYMIRYSRVGSGEVEVMSVVNGDNLSSLISGLVAYVNYSIEVAANNINGTGPFSDPVFGLSGQDVPSSAPQLLTVDDIGARYLVISWTVPSTPNGVITQYELQYREANDTSYSGQNVSSSDTLIVAIESLSPNTFYTLNIRAYTYLGGGPFSDSVNVTTLPQAPDPVSNVTVQSRLSSSMLAVSWMEPYVPNGVISYYIVFYLPVNNTYGPIMEGTRKRQLVEDGEFTANFNESPGTLTNLNGSVTYMIQVSAVAIFNGVELIGDRSTATVGTTAEGVPSAPRALSSLNVTKFDIGVTWQRPDPPNGFIIEYTVFYNVSKTYLNQSTGAMELFDDYDIMDVTATNDITYSIDFTELFPGTQHQFSVVAYTSVGPGDIAELSITTLPDVPPDPPTPQVTDTTDTTASLIIYETSNINGDIQYYTIIVQRDYMGLLLYNVSSQYNEEVADVASDNGQSYGYISGIVAVSNIISYPYSYELGDGSRSSYGGVDYISVPLTANTTHVVVVRAHTADELYANSMAIEFHTNVTIHRFPQYGECDNSPVTAVATLLAVFVIGFVISALVNVFCMMQRKKARYDFNNTKKSVDQVRYSVTTKQNNDCDEAIYEDVNDSRRVVHVATDGIGKDTIIPNPAYGTMSKMDMSDNPSYVTSERNMEDSEYR